In the genome of Catharus ustulatus isolate bCatUst1 chromosome 1, bCatUst1.pri.v2, whole genome shotgun sequence, the window CGTTTTGTGTTGTGAGTCTTGTGACAAATGTGACACCTTTGAGAACCTCTGAGTCAGATGCCTAAAGCCCAAagagaaatgggatttaaaaCAGTTTCCTCATGTCAGTTACATGTTTTCTTGGTCTAGTTAATGTACTGGATAACActgcatattttttatttctttctgggGCTCCTTAGAAGTACCCATATTTCACCTGTGTAATTATGATTTTGTTTCTAATCCAATTCTAGTCAAGAATGACTTAACCAAATCTCCAttgcaattttaattattttcatgatTCAAAACTGAACAACATCATCCATGTCAGGTGTCCTAGTTTGTTACTCTGAGATGACAATGACTCTATCTCCCCTCAAGCTAAAAAACTGGAGATAGGCAGTACTATCAACCTAATGCTTCAAGTCAAACAGAGGTCTAAATTCTGAAGTGATTCCACAAATGGTACATAAAGCACTTCAAGAtggagaaaatagaaagaaatggaaagaattGTATCTACTGCCATTGAGCAAGTAGATTCTGTTCCActaattaatatatttgtttGTATAACTTTTAATGCAGGTTCCCTCTATTATCTTATTCATGTGATAGAAATGTCTGTGGAAATAGATGGCACACTGAAAAGTACTGCTTTATGTATTAATTCCCATTCATGAAGTCTACACCCATGCTTTTAAAGAATACGTAATTATAAAAAGCAATTTGTTAATGGATaacttctctttctcctctaaATATATCCAGGAACTATTTTACCTGTGTTATTTACAATCCACTAGTAATACATAATTCATGcaacagcatttattttaccAGTCCTGATAGCACATTGTTCCTCCTTAGCTGCACACGGCTCCATTTTACATCTCAGGTTCTATATCTTAACTCTAAGTTATAGTAACTTCAAGTCATGCCTTTTTTACTCTTGTCTGATGGTGAGTGCATGTGTACACATGTAACaacatgcagaatttttttcagccttttttctttggttgtaTAAAACAACTGGTCTCTGTGCAATACAGACATTTCATTTAATATAAATGCTGTTAAACCAGACTTGCTATCAACTCTGTGACAAAGGTTTATTGTGGATAAGAATGACAATAATGTTTTACATTAAGATGAGATTTGTCAAAGCATATCACAAGTTACATACTTGTTATTGAATTGTAGCTCCCTCTGAGCTGTGAGCTTAAGGAATATGGTCGGGAAGCAGTAGAGACTCATGTCAAAAACATCACATATTTAaacagttttgggtttttttaaatacttccattgTACAGACTTcgagtatttttttccttttcattattaCTCAGATACAGAGATGTTGGACTAacacttctctgttttctgccaTATGTAAATTTATTGTGTCATGGCACCTACGCTGCCAAGGTATCTGCTCCTTAGGGACAGCAAAATCTGCCACAGAACAAAATGCTGCGAGTTTTGTTGTGCTggatgaagaaaaggaaaggatgaTCAGCAGTGAAATCTGGAACTCTCCGTGCACAGAGCGGCCTCTtcactgcagctgtggcagcagctgcttcagtgCCTTCTTCATCGACTTCCACAAAGGACTTGTGAATCACTTCAGACAGCACCAGCTCGCTGCCAGATGAGATTCCTGAGAAGTCTGCCCTCCCTGAATCAAATGCATCAGGCATTCCCATGCTGCTTAGAAGGGGCTTCAGATTATAATTTTCTTCCAATTTGAATCTGGGTAAGGATACCCTCACATTTGTAGACTTCATTGTTTCAGGCCTGATCCAACCCATCAGCTTCTCATATGTAAGTTCTCtttccagctgaagaaaaattccaaatttacTTAATTACAATGAGAATTGAGTCAGCATTACATAGCCCAAGTagtgatttctgtgtgtttcttcACATAGACATAacatgcatctttttttttcccagttaagCATCAATACTCAGGAGGCTTTCTTTGAATTTTGATAGGGGAATTCAAGACTCAAGAAAACTTAGTAAGAAACTCCTTGTCCAGAGTGCCAAAGTGCCCAAACTTGTTTGCTACCCTCACCACAAAAAAGATTCTGCCCTTTCCTGTCAGCTTCTTTCCAGTCAGTGAGCCACACACTCCCTGCCACCTGCTCAGCACACAAGATCTGTAGAACAAGCCACAGGACTTCCAAAGagccctcccaaaatccccctctcCACATTCCATCATCACCATACTGTGCCTTCACCACAACCACAGCTGACCTCTgctcctgagcagggccagctctTCCTCCAGAGCCTCTGCCTAAGGGAGCAGCACgcagcctgagcagcactgacatAGGGGGGCAGTcactttggggacagggaggagagggacaTTTCTGCTGGCCCTGAGCACCAGCGACACCATTGCTCTGGAACTGAACTGCACGTCTCTCTGCACTATCAGACTTTCTTCCCTGGAAGGATTCAGGCTGGCTTTGCACTCAGCTCAACAACTTACTCTTTCCAAGCCTGTGGATCCATCCTGGATTGCATCAGGGAGCAGGATGATCATGCTCAGTTCATTACCCACATAGGGCAGCTCAAGGATTTTGGTCTGGAAGTCCCCAATGTAGGTCATGTTAAAATTTGCCTCCTTGAACATCATCTGCAGAGGTCTGGTTTCGTTCTAGAAATCAAGAGATGCCAACAGTTAGTGCAGAGCtactctgctgctctcagactACAAAGCAGTCAGCAAGTTACTCAGGGCTTTTTAGGATTTGAGCAAAGAGAACTGATCCCACACCACAGAGTGCAGCCCCAatgatgccttgagaggctaCCCTAGAACAGAGGCCAAAAATGTTAGAGGATAAAGGTATGCCTTCAAAGGGTACACCTTGGGCAGCGCAGCAGTCTCACAGAAATTACACTCAAGATGGATGAACGACTGTCAAAGGCTTTTCAGACAGATATAATTTTGGTCTTTTTGCATATCAGAGGTTAATTGTCCAATGACACCTTCAGGTAATGGAGTCCCATTGTGTCAATTTGCCCCTCCTACTTCACTGTTGTTTACATTTTCTGGGGCCAGAGAAAGTGAGGTGTGCTTAGGTTTCAGTCTTAGAATTTGTTTTGTCAGAATAAAAAGAACAGTGGATGACAGGTATTGGGGTTTTAGTTTGTTTATACTTAATAGTActgatctgaaaaatataaaagcaaaaaattaaggCATCACCACAACTGCCTTTTGTAAAGCAGGAGGTCTAAACTGGccatgagcagcagcaacacacaATATACCGCCAcaacacaaaaggaaatttttcatcAGCCCTATATCCTGTTGGTGCTGCATCTTGAAACCTGGGTCTAAGcctccacagctgcagggaagcagggaatAGAAAATGGAACAGTTCCTCTGCATATTCCTGCCAGATTTTTCAACACATTCCCACAGGGAGAGAGCAAGGTGTCAGGAACCATGTCAGTCCAGCAGTCTCTGAATGCTGCTGGAGGTAGTCTGGAATAAGTAGATACATTCCCTTATTTAAAAGCTGTATTAGCACTTTCAAACATTCTTGGATTTATTTCACCACTGCAGGGAGGGACGGTTTCCAGAATGGGACGAGGGCTTCAGTTTTCCACAATGTTTGCTTCAAGCAGCTGAGTTAAGGAAGGCACATTACCAGTTCCTATTAAAAACTTCTGGAGGCcaagccagagctgcaggggatCCTGAGGGGCAGCCATGGCTGCCCATGCCAGGGACCAAGTCTTCCTCAAGAGCACTGATGtacttctaaaaagaaaacagcagagaacACAGCTCTTCAAAggaaatttgttttccatttattttggattggctcccagcagaaatgcagaggGGAAGCAATGACTCAAGAAGacttaaatttaaaagttttcacACCTGTCCGTGCTATATGAAAGGTTCTagtatttttgtgaaaattcaGAGAAGCTCTGCAAAGAGGGTGTTCCtaggacagggaggggacataAAGAGTCTCATACAGCCCATCCAAGGTAACCCTGCCggaaaaatatacagtaatttcacgattagaagccgcacctgactataagctgcagCTCCgtgtgtcggcaacgtttaggtctttgtccatacataagccacaccggattgtaagccgcactttcgttcacagcgaggatccacgtgcaactttcacaaagttgccaactagtaacagaatcgtgggatcacggGGCTTGGCCCTGTTCGAGATGGCCACCGGAGagtggccccagccccactcgcCAGTGCAACCGAGAGGCAGGGGACTGGCATGCCCGGTCGGTGCCGCCGGGAAGCCCGGGgccaggcagcactgccactgACCCACTGCCCGGGACCGGGTGGGCTCCGGCTCGGTTCAGGGTTGCTGCAGGCTCGAACTcccgggttgggaaatttccaaaatttgttcatatattggctgctcctgaatgtaagccacatttccgctttgggagcaaaattttagtcaaaatagtgtggcttatagtcgtgaaattactgtaatttcttcttAAAGGTGGTCATTTAACACTACATCCACTTAACAGTGTACTGTCAGCATTTTAGCACATCATACCTTACTAAGTTGGAATGGCCTTTCTCTGGTACTCTTGTTTTCTGAATGGTTTTTCCCAGTTGCCTTTGAAATAGATGGCATTCACCAACACAAGTCTGGTCAGAGAATTCAGAATCCCCTCTGCCAACACGTTCTGAATTTTACCTTAAGGATACAAAGAAAATACCCACATTATTTAATATGTTTGGATGGATCTAATTATATCTAATACTATCCAAAGGAGTATCTACTATGCATTTAATACACAATAGAGAAGACAATTAAGTACCAGACACAGCAACAGCTTGAAATTTCAGTGGTTTGAATTCACAATCCTACATCCTCAAGTAGGTGTGTTTACCGAAACCATGGCTGCCATTAAACACAACTGGGCACTTGGCAAAGCACTCACCTTCAGTCCTTTCCTCTACCCAGCCATTGATTTGTTTCCTGGCATCCTCCCAAGCATGCAGGAAGTCCATCTGTTCTAGGCCAGCATGGTAGGATTTCTGACTTGACTCTATAAATGACTAACAGGGACATTCACAACATGTTTTCAGCAAGAGATTTTACTCACATTCAGACTCAGATGATCCCTACATTCCCCAAGGCAATCTGCCAGCTTACCTTCCCATGCTTCATACAGAACCACTGAAGTTCTGGCTGAAGAGTTCCTAATAGGATGTATATCACTTTGCTGAACAACGACTTGATACGATTATTACGGCTTATGCACTCCACTACAAACCTCTACACTTCATTTGACAATGATGTGGggttttctttcatgttttcattttgagtTTCAGGGACATGACAGATgatattttaaggttttttgtAAGACTTTTGCTAAGAGAACATCAACCATTTTTCCCACAGCCAAATATACAATGGGTGTACAGAACCCTCAAGTGTAAAGACTGATGGATTTtacccagctcagcaccacatCTGCATTCAGAGCACAAGTTACTTATATGAGGTTCTCCACCAAGTTTAGACACCAGGCTCTGTCAGAATGAATTGCAGTACtggatgtcagcacagaaacTTTGGAaggcaaaccccaaaccctgccgTTCACCCTCAGAGCAAAAATGTAGTATGTACATTATCCTAAGAAATGTCATAAATTTAATGGCTACTTACTGCAAGAAACTCAAATGTCTTTTCTCCATACAGTCGGTTTGCAGTTCTCAGGATGTATTTGGTGTTTGGATCATTAATTTCAGACAGAAGGGATTGATAGCCATTGTGAGCATCCTGGGCATTGTTCAGAGAAAGCACCTGCACAAAGACCAACATGCACAGCAGTGTCCATAACTGCTCTAAacacacagtaatttcacgactataaggcgcacccttttgactaaaatcttcCCTCGatcctggaagtgcaccttatagtccggtgcgccttatatgatgtacaaatttgggaaatttgccaaaccagaagtgagAGTTGTGAGTTGTGGGGGGAACCAGCAGGTCTGCGgcagccgggtgaaggcgggccaggggcCCGCAGAACCgcccctcctgggtccaggcagtcccaggggcccatggttgccaggtgaaggcaggcccaggggcccatggcaccgcccctgccgggtggaagcaggcccgggggccaatggctgccggggtgaggcggggcctcggccagcaactgggcagggggagctggggccagagcctcactgaaaaaaaaagtgaaccttatagtccggtgcgccttatatgatctacgaagttgtgaattttgccgactcccagggggtgcgccttatagtccagtgcgccttatggtcatgaaattactgtacttgcttcAGCATCACTGTTTTCGCGCAAAAATTACTTTAAGTTAAATACTGTGACTTAAAGCCAAAAGATTTTTTGCACTACACCTCTCATCTGGAGTTTGTCATGCAAGGCATATGTGACACAGAGAGATGTTGCACAAGTCATAAATTAGGGAGCAGCAGAATCAGCAGTCCCCATCTTCCTTCCCTCAACCCAAGTGcaacaggatcacagaatgtCTCAGATAGGAAGGGACCATTGGGGACGAGATTCTACAAAGCCCTGCCCAAGCAGGGACACCTACTTAAGACTGTGTCCAGATGGATTTTTAATATCTCCAACTATGGGAACAACCTATGTTTTTGAAGAACTTTTTGTAAAGtacatagaaataaaataagagttTATACTCCTCTCCCACTCTGCAAAGGAAGCAAACATCCAAATCATAATGACTGATTCTGCACTTAATATTGTCACTTCCTACATAAAACACATGCCAAGAGATATTTGCTACATGAGCAAATTTTTGAAAAGGagtacagaaatttcacgattataagccacaccattttgactaaaattttgatctctccccggaaatgtggcttacactcaggagcggctaatatatgaaaaaatttctgaaatttccaaacccggaagtgccagccagggtgcgaagctgagcacctgccagtaaaacctgggattgtacgattgttacaaattggttactctgttgcgcggcgctggaggcaggctctgtgccagcagcgcCGGCAGGGGGGAGGCGGGGgttccctcctgccagccctgtggcccgGGGGGtaggcggggggctccgtgcctgcctgctgccgtggggcagcgctgggtcagggcgagtgagcccagaggtggtagcagcggcagccggccccgcaCGGCAGCGCTGgcctgggccacctggccctgttggcagccccaagcgggccgagcctgcccagccccaagccgagccagtaaaccctgccatcacgcaattctgttactacttgccaactttgttgcacgcaggtcctcgctgcgaacgacagtgcagcttataatcaggtgtggcttgtaatcgtgaaattactgtaaatcaacCTGCAGTTACCAGTTTAAAATGTAGATagtgggatttaaaaaatatttttatgtgccTGCTTCATTTTCAGATCATGTATCATATGATTTTAAGCCGAAGCAAGTAGGAAAAACAGAATTAGTTATGTACCTGCCAATTCATCAATAAAAAAGTTCGAGGTACCTCCTAATTGCGGATTAAAGAAGGTGAGTCTCAAaagtcaccaaaaaaaccaccataaACTAATCCCAGGAACTTCTTAATTTCATAACGAACTTACCTCACATTACAAAAACACAGAGAATGGGTTCTGATTACATATACACCAGAGCAAGCGGTCTTCTCTCTCACACCACAATGACAATCACAGTTTACCACAAGTGCACGTCACAGACTCGAAGACACATCCCTTGCTCATATACTCAAATCAAAGGCCATCCACTCACTTAATTTTGACCTACCTTTCTTATTTGGACTTCAGTGTTACCTCTGGAACCCAGCAAAACCATagacaaagcagaagaaatactAAATGGTGAAAAGAACACATTCTGTCCCGTTTTCTTTTCACACAGCTTTCTTAACAGCTCCAGTGCAAAAGTAGTGTTTGCTGCACACAGGCTTTCCATGTTTCTGAGCCTGGCAcataaaacacagaacaagAATGGATCAAATTCATTTGAAtacaaaacagttttatttctacCTTCTACATTTCCCAGGGTAAACAAGGCAGCAAAAGTTGGAAAATGATCACCTCACTGGAGACTGATTTTGTGCCACAAGCACCTGAGATCCCATTCTACACATCTGAGATAATTCAGGGATTTTAAGTCTGCTACTGGATTTCAATCCCACACCTACACAGTGTGACACCTTTTGAGGTGATCAGGCACAACAGCAATTTGTTCAGGACTTCCAGAAACAAGTTTCTCTTGACTtcacacagaaaagaatttGCCTTTTTAGGGCAGCCAGAGCCAAAGTCAGACATCAGAATGGTGGAATTTCCAATTCTTACTTCTGTAACTCACCAGACCTTCAGTGGTACCTGCAGTTCGCTTCTAAGTGTGCACAATGGGTTTTGAACCtgtcagctgggctgggaggagtCGTATTTGTCTAAAAGCAAAGAAGGACTTTGtctaaaagcaaacaaactaGCAAGAATGTCATTGTCACAGCAACAAGCACttaccaaaaaacaaacaaacaaacaaacaaaacctcaacAAGACTTCCCAAACTAAAATCCCAGCCATACCAAGCAAATATCAGTTACATTAAAATACGACATTTCTTCCCCACATTACACATAATTTTACATATCACTCCAATTTAATGGCattatatattaaaagaaacaaatataaaatgcCTTGCATTATAACTAGAAATTGGAGGGATTTGTGCTGGCAAATCCACGTTAAAGTTCTTCAGACTCACAGACCCTGCACCCCCACACATTTCACTCACACAGCAGCTATGTCTACACGTCCTAAAGCAGAACTGTCAGATTTGCTGCATCCTTTCAGACACAAACACCGGGAGGAGTTTGCaccagaatttggggatttccTGCACGGTCCTCCCACACAAATTCCAAATATCACTGTCAGCCCTCTCCGGCAGACACACAATCGGCACGGCAGCTTGCCAATGCTCTTGTATCAAGCTCTGTGCCAAAGAAAACACCAGCACCTCCCGACCCAGCATCTGAACCAACAGCCCCGAGCGCGCCTTCactttcccctccttcccccagccgTGCAGCCCCTGCACCCAAAGCCCTTTACAGCCCGCACCTCACGCTGCCCGACAAGCGCTGCGATTTCGGCAGCCGAGGAAACATTTCCGCCTTTCCTCCCGATGCCGCCCCATTGCCGAAGGACGCCCCGAGGGCGGGGACAGGGCGGAGGCTGCCCCGGTCCCCTCCCGCCCCGCGCAGCCCCAGCGCAGCCGAGGCTTGGCCGCGCCCCTGCCCGGCCGGCGGCAACCGCGGGGACAGCGACACCGAACCCGCGGGGCTCTGACACAaggctttgttttcctcctgccaCACACTGAACAGTACGTGTATCGTTTACGATTGAAGAAGGACAAACAGACCCATGCAGCCATTGCACTTCTTTTATTATTCCAGGAACGGGACCCATTAAACACATCCCAATGTAAGAAAAGCTGTTGCAGCTGAGTCTTTGGTAATTTACAGGTGAACTATGGTgtctaagaaaatattaataggGTAAACATATAAcagttacaaaacaaaaaaaaaaatcaaggctTTGTCTTTGAAATATTGCATAGGTACCATGCATGCACTTCTGTTACATTCTCTGTTAAAGGATCAGAACCAGGTGACAGGGAATAAACCCAGGAGTCCTGGGAAGATGAAACAAAGGCACTTGCCCCAGAAATACCTCACAGGGACATCTGGTACAAAAGCATACTTTGATTCAGATTTTTCCCTAAGCGATTTTCCAGTTACTAGTGGAAGATACAAATGCACAAAGGATGCTCAGCAATacctggaacaggctgccatAAACTCCTTTCAGCTTCAGGCAATGTATCCAGGCACTAAATGGATGAGACTGCAAGATAAAAGGGGAGGGAACCTACAAatgtgtcccagccctgtcacaAGCAAAAGTAACTTCTCCTCTCCCACGGGCTCTCACTGCCTGACCATGCCTGCTGGACACCAGAACTGAAGTCAAGCACAGAAGCAGCACTCACAGAGCAAGTGGGATGGTTCCTGTGTCAGCCAGAACCTGGAGACCTCGGCACCCAGGTTCAGGAGGGCTTGGACATGGCAGGTGCTCTGTGTGCCTAAGCAGCTCTGTTATTCCTGCCAAGTCCAAGATCAAGACTACACAAGAGGGTTCAGGCacagctgaaagagaaaattagtgCAAAAGAAGTCACCTAGTTCTAGGGAAATGTAAATTTATTGTGTGATGGCACCTATGCTGCCAAGGTATCTGCTCCTTAGGGACAGCAAAATCTGCCGCAGAACAAAATGCTGCGAGTTTTGTTGTGCCggatgaagaagaggaaaggaTGATCAGCAGTGAAATCCGGAACTCTCAGTGCACAGCGCATCATCAtcactgcagctgtggcagcagctgcttcagtgCCCTCTTCATTGACTTCAACAAAGGACTTGTGAACCACTTCAGAGAGCACCAGCTCGTTGCCAGATGAGATTCCTGAGAAGTCTGCCTTCCCTAAGTCAAATGCATCAGGCATTCCCATGCTGCTCAGAAGGGGCTTCAGATCATAACTTTCTTCCAATTTAAATCTTGGTAAAGACACCCTCACATTTGTAGAGTCCATCATTTCAGGATTGATCCAATCTATTAGCTTGTCATATGTGAGTTCTCtttccagctgaagaaaaatcccaaatttactTAATTACAATGAGAATTGAGTCTGTGTTGCACAAGCAAAAGAAGTGATTATATGTTTTTTTTGCATAATGCAtaaaacacatatttttttaacctgtttaGTGTGTCTCAGGCAAAAACTGCAAGTTATAGCTGTCACTTGAGAATACTGCCCCCATTAAGATCATtaccaaattttttttggtaggtACCTtagagattacagtaatttcacaaatacaagccgcagcaatttgacaaaaattttggtggaaacccggaagtgcggctaatagtcgggggcggctaatctgttaataattttctgacatttacaaccccagacgtgccagccagagtgccgagccaagcacctgccagtaaaagccggcatttcgcaattgttacagtgttactgtgttgccctgactccctgcaggcagcacggggggcggggagagaggcgggagagctctcttcttccctcctctgccgcagaccaggggaggaggggggggggggccgccattgccgcggctccgggagccgacgggagccccgcgcagccattgccgcggcccggggaggaggcggggtgctttgtccacacccgccgccggcaccacgggcgcgggaaagctccgtccccgcccgccgccgcaggagcgggggaagctccatccctgcctgccaccgcggggcagcgccgacccggggtgaccgagcccagtggcagcggggggtggccccgagcggcagcaccgggctgggccacctggccccgtcagcggcccctagcgggccgagcctgcacagccttagctcagccagtaaaccccgccctcccgcggttctgttactaattgcacgcgggtcctcgctgcgaacgacagagcggcttatattcgggtgcggcttatctatggacaaaaaccgaaatgtttgccaacacccagagatgcggcttatactcagtgcggcttgtattcgtgaatttactgtaatcccCTCCATGTAAAGTTTACTTCAACAGAACAATGTTAAATTGTTCAGCATTTTTTAAGGGAAAGAAAGACACAGAAGAACAGCTAACAAGAAtacaaagaaaccaaacccagTTTTTCAAACTCTTTTCCAAAGGTTCATCCTTTATATCAGTCAGTAGCATCATGAAAACAGGGTGCTCAGAAATGCCCTTTGCAGTCAGTCTTAGAAAACTTCATCAATAAACTCCTTGTCCAGAGTGCCAAAGAGCTCAAACTTGTTTG includes:
- the LOC116992195 gene encoding LOW QUALITY PROTEIN: serpin B6-like (The sequence of the model RefSeq protein was modified relative to this genomic sequence to represent the inferred CDS: deleted 1 base in 1 codon), producing the protein MESLCAANTTFALELLRKLCEKKTGQNVFFSPFSISSALSMVLLGSRGNTEVQIRKVLSLNNAQDAHNGYQSLLSEINDPNTKYILRTANRLYGEKTFEFLASFIESSQKSYHAGLEQMDFLHAWEDARKQINGWVEERTEGKIQNVLAEGILNSLTRLVLVNAIYFKGNWEKPFRKQSTRERPFQLSKNETRPLQMMFKEANFNMTYIGDFQTKILELPYVGNELSMIILLPDAIQDGSTGLERLERELTYEKLMGWIRPETMKSTNVRVSLPRFKLEENYNLKPLLSSMGMPDAFDSGRADFSGISSGSELVLSEVIHKSFVEVDEEGTEAAAATAAVKRPLCARRVPDFTADHPFLFFIQHNKTRSILFCGRFCCP